The following proteins are encoded in a genomic region of Acidobacteriota bacterium:
- a CDS encoding error-prone DNA polymerase — translation MQDYIPLWCKSHFSFLEGASRPEELVDSCGSLGLEAMALTDRDGVYGIVEAHIKARELGVKLIIGSEVTLDDGSTLVLLAMDRDGYANLCKLITVGRRRCEKGRSEVGWREVCSHAAGLIALWGGSRSLLVGRADPFFVIHDLVEAFGDRLYAMLARHRDAQEVTHEARLRQRADKFNIQTVATHEVLYHKTARRDLQDVMTCIRHGVKLTEAGRRIQPNAEHALKSPHSFSRLFRDVPGAVLRAREVAQRCRFSLERLRYRYPSERLPDGQTSSQWFHTLTWQGARERYGQDPSSRVREQVQKELDLIDELDYCGYFLTMWEIVRFCREQGILCQGRGSAANSAVCYCLRITAVDPVRMGLLFERFLSRERAEPPDIDLDIEHERREEVIQHVYEKYGRSHAAMVANFIRYRPRSAVRDVGKVLGVAETALDRLSKLLPHHGDVPPETLTEAGLDPELPRHRHLLRLATEIQDFPRHLSIHPGGFLLGHEPVCHIVPIENASMEDRTVIQWDKECLEELGLFKVDLLGLGALHQLHLGFDLLRQHHDEHYEMATIPADDTPTFDMICRGETVGVFQIESRAQMAMLPRLKPRTYYDLVIEVSIVRPGPITGGMVHPYLRRRSGEEPVIYPHACLEPVLKKTLGVPLFQEQVIRLAMVAADYTPGEADQLRRDMAAWRKSGRIERHRERLVQRMTSRGIEREFAERVFEQIRGFGEYGFPESHAASFALIAYATAWMRCHYPDAFACSLLNAQPMGFYSPSTILEDARRQGVELRPIDVLHSDWDCTLEWVRKGRFAVRVGLRYVKGLARPQGERILQARHRRRWSSVAMFVEDTRLDRGTLGRLAESGALQRLEDNRRTVLWEVQRTRDPARATSLHLRERAPELIELDALETIRWDYRTSRHSTRGHPLEPLRPRFEEQGLPDAGTVSSMPDGRRVRYAGLVICRQRPGTASGVLFMTLEDETGFVNLVVWSKVYETFRLQIRTASFIGVTGKLQVKDGVTHLIADTFWTPKIGAAPAVVGSHDFH, via the coding sequence ATGCAGGATTACATCCCGCTGTGGTGCAAGAGTCACTTCTCGTTTCTCGAAGGTGCCAGTCGTCCCGAAGAACTCGTCGATAGTTGTGGATCGCTGGGGTTGGAGGCGATGGCGCTGACCGACCGGGATGGTGTCTACGGCATCGTCGAGGCCCATATCAAGGCTCGAGAGCTGGGTGTCAAGTTGATCATCGGCTCGGAGGTCACCCTTGACGATGGCTCGACCCTGGTCTTGCTTGCGATGGACCGCGACGGGTACGCCAACCTTTGCAAGCTGATCACCGTCGGGCGACGTCGATGCGAGAAGGGACGAAGCGAGGTCGGCTGGCGAGAGGTCTGTTCCCATGCGGCGGGTTTAATCGCGTTGTGGGGTGGATCCCGCAGCCTGCTGGTCGGCCGTGCCGATCCGTTCTTCGTGATTCATGACCTGGTCGAGGCATTCGGGGATCGACTCTACGCCATGCTCGCCCGTCATCGTGACGCGCAGGAGGTAACCCACGAGGCACGACTCCGACAGCGTGCCGACAAGTTCAACATTCAGACCGTTGCGACTCATGAGGTGCTCTACCACAAGACCGCCCGACGGGATCTTCAGGATGTGATGACCTGTATCCGTCATGGGGTCAAGTTGACCGAGGCCGGCCGCCGAATCCAACCCAATGCGGAACATGCGCTCAAGTCGCCCCACAGTTTTTCCCGTCTGTTTCGTGACGTACCCGGTGCAGTGTTGCGTGCGCGGGAGGTGGCTCAGCGATGTCGGTTTTCTTTAGAGCGATTGCGTTATCGCTACCCATCCGAGCGACTCCCCGATGGTCAGACCTCCTCACAGTGGTTTCACACGTTGACCTGGCAGGGGGCACGGGAACGCTATGGTCAGGACCCCTCCTCCCGGGTGCGAGAGCAGGTTCAAAAGGAACTGGACCTGATCGACGAGCTGGACTACTGCGGTTACTTCCTGACGATGTGGGAGATCGTACGGTTTTGTCGTGAGCAGGGGATCCTCTGTCAGGGGCGAGGCTCGGCGGCCAACTCGGCGGTCTGCTATTGCCTGCGGATCACCGCCGTCGACCCGGTGCGGATGGGGCTGTTATTCGAGCGGTTCCTCTCTCGGGAAAGAGCCGAGCCACCGGATATCGACCTGGATATCGAGCATGAGCGGCGTGAAGAGGTGATCCAGCATGTCTACGAGAAGTACGGTCGTAGCCACGCAGCCATGGTGGCCAACTTCATCCGTTATCGGCCACGCTCCGCCGTCCGCGATGTGGGAAAGGTCCTGGGGGTCGCCGAGACGGCCCTGGATCGACTCTCGAAACTGCTACCCCACCATGGGGACGTTCCTCCGGAGACGTTGACCGAGGCCGGCCTGGATCCGGAGCTGCCACGTCATCGGCATCTGTTACGCCTGGCCACGGAGATCCAGGACTTTCCGCGCCATCTATCGATCCATCCCGGTGGTTTCTTGCTGGGTCACGAGCCGGTCTGCCACATCGTGCCGATCGAGAACGCCAGCATGGAGGACCGCACGGTTATCCAGTGGGACAAGGAGTGTCTTGAAGAGCTTGGGCTGTTCAAGGTCGACCTGCTGGGGCTCGGCGCCTTGCATCAGCTTCATCTTGGTTTCGATCTTCTGCGGCAGCATCACGATGAACATTACGAGATGGCGACGATCCCCGCCGACGACACACCGACCTTCGACATGATCTGTCGTGGCGAGACCGTCGGTGTGTTTCAGATCGAGAGTCGTGCGCAGATGGCGATGTTGCCACGCCTGAAACCACGGACCTACTACGACCTGGTCATCGAGGTCAGCATCGTACGTCCCGGCCCGATCACCGGCGGCATGGTCCATCCCTATCTGCGTCGTCGTTCGGGAGAAGAACCGGTGATCTATCCCCACGCATGCCTCGAACCGGTCCTGAAGAAAACATTGGGAGTGCCGTTGTTTCAGGAGCAGGTGATCCGACTGGCGATGGTCGCCGCCGACTACACCCCCGGCGAGGCCGATCAGTTGCGTCGTGACATGGCGGCGTGGAGAAAGTCCGGTCGTATCGAGCGACACAGAGAACGTCTCGTGCAGCGGATGACGTCCCGGGGGATCGAGCGAGAGTTCGCCGAGCGGGTCTTCGAGCAGATCCGTGGCTTCGGCGAGTACGGATTCCCGGAGAGCCATGCCGCCAGCTTCGCATTGATCGCCTATGCGACTGCCTGGATGCGTTGTCACTATCCGGATGCCTTTGCCTGCTCGTTGTTGAACGCCCAGCCGATGGGCTTCTACTCGCCTTCCACGATCCTCGAGGATGCGCGTCGCCAGGGAGTCGAGCTGCGCCCCATCGACGTGCTGCACAGCGATTGGGATTGCACGCTGGAATGGGTGCGGAAGGGACGGTTCGCCGTGCGTGTCGGATTGCGGTACGTCAAGGGACTGGCCCGCCCACAGGGAGAACGGATCCTACAGGCCCGTCATCGTCGACGCTGGTCGTCGGTGGCCATGTTTGTCGAGGACACCCGATTAGATCGTGGCACGCTGGGGCGATTGGCGGAATCCGGTGCGTTGCAACGACTGGAGGACAATCGACGCACGGTGTTGTGGGAGGTCCAGCGAACTCGAGACCCGGCTCGTGCGACGTCACTGCATCTACGTGAGCGGGCACCGGAACTTATCGAGCTGGATGCGTTGGAGACGATCCGTTGGGACTACCGCACCAGTCGTCATAGCACCCGCGGGCATCCACTGGAGCCTCTGCGGCCACGTTTTGAAGAGCAGGGACTTCCCGATGCGGGCACGGTCTCCTCGATGCCCGACGGACGACGGGTGCGCTATGCCGGGTTGGTGATCTGCCGTCAGCGACCGGGGACGGCATCCGGAGTCCTGTTCATGACCCTCGAGGACGAGACCGGTTTCGTCAATCTCGTGGTCTGGAGCAAGGTCTACGAGACGTTCCGTCTCCAGATCCGGACCGCAAGTTTCATCGGTGTCACCGGAAAACTGCAGGTGAAGGACGGTGTCACCCACCTGATCGCCGATACGTTCTGGACTCCGAAGATCGGCGCGGCACCGGCAGTGGTCGGCAGTCACGATTTTCACTGA
- a CDS encoding DNA polymerase Y family protein, translating into MDRKAYSRIACVDVPELPLQWLLLQNPDWRQRPVAVVDSDRPQGEILWVNERARTRRILPGMRYAAALSLAGDLHASVVPEQEIHTTIRRLSDRLRRFTPNVEPADLTESAAAGLFWLDASGLERLYDSLHRWGSEVEEALKEEGYQAAVVVGWTRFGSYALARVRRDVSVLKDAEEEREAACQVPLERLSLPPASRDALARLGITTVGGFRDLPGEGVQSRFDKTTHQFHRLASGDLQVPLQPEHPRPPAVEKLILEHPESHVGRLMVGIQQMLPSLLATLAGRAHALTELQLGLRFERLGDHLESIRPAAPTLDAPQLLELIRLRLQALRKLPDVVVELVLLAGETEAAPRQLRLFAENPKRGLDAVNRALARVRADLGDRSVVHAQLREGHLPEGSFGWQPIQQLKPAKPATARGVDLQQLVRRIQARPLPLPLRPRHEPDGWMLKGLQQGPVTKVSGPYVVSGGWWQRAVHREYHFAETLKGELLWVFFDRYRRRWFLQGRVE; encoded by the coding sequence GTGGACCGGAAGGCCTACTCTAGGATCGCCTGCGTCGACGTTCCGGAACTGCCATTGCAATGGCTGTTGCTGCAAAACCCCGACTGGCGTCAGCGACCGGTCGCCGTCGTCGATAGTGACCGTCCTCAGGGCGAGATCCTGTGGGTCAACGAACGGGCGCGGACACGACGGATCTTGCCGGGCATGCGTTACGCCGCGGCCCTCTCCCTGGCCGGTGATCTCCATGCATCGGTGGTGCCGGAACAAGAGATCCACACTACGATCCGTCGTCTGTCCGACAGGCTGCGCCGTTTTACGCCAAACGTAGAGCCGGCCGATCTTACCGAGTCTGCTGCCGCCGGCCTGTTCTGGTTGGATGCGTCGGGGTTGGAACGTCTCTACGACTCCCTGCATCGCTGGGGGAGCGAGGTGGAAGAGGCGTTGAAGGAAGAGGGGTATCAGGCTGCGGTGGTGGTCGGTTGGACCCGTTTCGGGAGCTATGCCCTGGCTCGTGTCCGACGGGATGTCAGCGTGTTGAAGGATGCGGAAGAAGAACGAGAGGCGGCCTGCCAGGTTCCCCTAGAACGGCTGTCGCTTCCGCCGGCATCGCGGGATGCGTTGGCTCGCCTGGGGATCACCACCGTCGGTGGCTTTCGTGACCTCCCGGGAGAGGGGGTCCAGAGTCGTTTCGACAAGACGACTCACCAGTTCCATCGGTTGGCCAGCGGCGATCTCCAGGTGCCGCTGCAGCCGGAACATCCTCGGCCACCGGCCGTCGAGAAGCTGATTCTGGAGCATCCCGAGAGTCACGTTGGACGTCTGATGGTTGGCATCCAACAGATGTTGCCATCGTTACTGGCCACGTTGGCCGGGCGGGCCCACGCGTTGACAGAGCTGCAGCTGGGGTTGCGTTTCGAACGACTGGGAGATCATCTGGAATCGATCCGCCCCGCGGCCCCGACCCTGGACGCACCCCAACTTCTGGAACTGATCCGCTTGCGGCTCCAGGCTCTGCGGAAACTCCCGGATGTCGTCGTGGAGCTGGTGTTACTGGCCGGGGAGACCGAGGCCGCTCCACGGCAGTTACGTTTGTTTGCGGAGAACCCGAAGCGCGGCCTCGATGCGGTCAATCGAGCTCTGGCTCGTGTCCGTGCCGACCTGGGTGACAGGTCCGTGGTCCATGCACAGTTGCGAGAGGGTCACCTGCCGGAAGGTAGTTTTGGTTGGCAGCCGATCCAGCAGTTGAAACCGGCGAAGCCGGCAACCGCTCGCGGTGTCGACCTCCAACAGCTGGTCCGCCGGATTCAGGCTCGCCCGCTTCCTTTGCCTCTGCGGCCTCGTCACGAACCGGACGGTTGGATGCTGAAGGGACTCCAGCAAGGACCGGTGACCAAGGTGTCGGGCCCCTATGTGGTGTCTGGGGGGTGGTGGCAACGTGCGGTGCATCGCGAATACCACTTCGCGGAGACCCTCAAGGGAGAGTTGTTGTGGGTCTTCTTCGATCGTTACCGACGACGTTGGTTCCTGCAGGGTCGTGTGGAGTAG
- a CDS encoding recombinase A, translated as MSISPSVLASTLPSTVHRGLEAIQVPAEWKLAALTGRFAEISGGQATASLTLVFQLVLEAQRQAEPVVWIGHRQSVFFPPDAARAGVDLEGLPVVWAPDDRAAARATDYVLRSGAFGLVLLDLGARPRLPISVQTRLAGLAKHHGTALLCITEKEDRQPSVGSLISLRAHSVRSRRPRPEAADRFLCELQVLKDKRRGPGWHHEEVCRGPEGLL; from the coding sequence GTGAGTATTAGCCCCTCCGTCTTGGCGTCCACCTTGCCGTCTACCGTCCACCGAGGTCTGGAAGCGATCCAGGTTCCTGCCGAGTGGAAGCTGGCGGCCCTGACCGGTCGTTTTGCGGAGATCTCCGGTGGGCAGGCGACGGCGTCGCTGACCCTTGTCTTCCAACTGGTGTTGGAGGCCCAGCGGCAGGCAGAGCCGGTGGTCTGGATCGGTCATCGGCAGAGCGTCTTCTTTCCGCCGGACGCGGCACGCGCCGGTGTCGATCTTGAAGGGCTGCCTGTGGTCTGGGCGCCGGACGATCGTGCGGCAGCCCGGGCGACGGACTACGTCCTGCGTAGCGGGGCCTTCGGGCTGGTGCTTCTGGATCTGGGCGCTCGTCCCCGTCTACCGATTTCCGTGCAGACCCGTCTGGCGGGTCTGGCCAAACATCACGGGACGGCGCTGTTGTGCATCACGGAGAAGGAGGATCGCCAGCCCTCGGTCGGTTCCCTGATCTCGTTACGTGCCCATAGCGTTCGATCCCGTCGTCCCAGGCCGGAAGCTGCCGATCGTTTCCTGTGTGAACTACAAGTGCTAAAGGACAAGCGCCGAGGTCCGGGGTGGCATCACGAGGAGGTCTGCCGTGGACCGGAAGGCCTACTCTAG
- the lexA gene encoding transcriptional repressor LexA, which translates to MGRTPAGQTRERIYRFLQERLLTGQPPTIREVQQAFKFRSVQTAREHLEGLVADGRLTKQAGKSRGYRLPADREPSPLQWVPLLGRVQAGALTEAIEDPDGFVPLSSSYTKTYTTPLSGEDYFALRVEGESMIDAGILPDDIAIVRRQSTARSGEIVVAMVGEEATVKRLRLRGRRVELHPENPRFKPIVPGPEPVVVLGKVMEIRREY; encoded by the coding sequence ATGGGACGTACTCCAGCAGGGCAGACGCGGGAGCGGATCTACCGTTTTCTGCAAGAGCGGCTGCTGACCGGACAGCCACCGACGATCCGTGAGGTGCAACAGGCTTTCAAGTTCCGTTCGGTACAGACGGCGCGGGAACATCTTGAGGGGCTGGTGGCAGACGGTCGGTTGACCAAGCAAGCCGGCAAGTCCCGTGGTTATCGACTCCCTGCCGACCGGGAACCGTCGCCTTTGCAGTGGGTACCGCTACTGGGTCGTGTACAGGCCGGTGCACTGACCGAGGCCATCGAAGATCCCGATGGGTTTGTGCCGCTCTCTTCGTCTTACACCAAGACCTACACCACGCCCCTCTCTGGAGAGGACTACTTCGCGTTGCGTGTGGAAGGAGAAAGCATGATCGACGCCGGCATCCTTCCCGACGATATCGCCATCGTGCGTCGCCAGTCGACGGCTCGGTCCGGCGAGATCGTCGTCGCCATGGTGGGGGAAGAGGCGACGGTCAAGCGTCTTCGGTTGCGGGGACGACGTGTCGAGCTTCATCCGGAGAATCCAAGATTCAAGCCGATCGTTCCCGGCCCAGAGCCGGTGGTCGTGCTGGGCAAGGTGATGGAGATCCGACGTGAGTATTAG
- a CDS encoding GNAT family N-acetyltransferase, protein MKLQWIHEEPAQWDADKQRLIGDAAEGIFAMAPQSPGELVAGEWWRVEADGKTVGFGWLDTVWGDAEVLLAVDPESRRGGVGSFIMEQLALEAHGRQLNYLYNVVRPTHPDRESLRNWLIQRGFKPSSEDDQTLRRLVAHSDR, encoded by the coding sequence ATGAAACTTCAGTGGATTCATGAAGAGCCGGCCCAGTGGGACGCGGACAAGCAGCGACTGATCGGCGACGCCGCCGAGGGTATCTTCGCCATGGCACCCCAGAGTCCCGGCGAGTTGGTGGCCGGCGAGTGGTGGCGTGTCGAGGCCGACGGCAAGACGGTCGGTTTCGGCTGGCTCGACACGGTCTGGGGAGATGCGGAGGTCCTGCTGGCCGTGGATCCGGAGAGCCGTCGGGGGGGAGTCGGTTCGTTCATCATGGAACAGCTGGCCCTGGAGGCCCACGGTCGGCAGTTGAACTATCTCTATAACGTGGTTCGCCCGACCCATCCGGATCGCGAATCTCTGAGGAACTGGTTGATCCAACGAGGCTTCAAGCCTTCCTCGGAGGACGATCAGACCCTGCGCCGGCTCGTCGCCCACAGCGACCGGTAG
- a CDS encoding DUF1820 family protein, with protein MSEPIYRAIFHNRGETYEVFAESVHQGDLFGFVCIEGLIFGERTQVVVDPAEERLKTEFEGVQRFFVPMHAIVRIDQVPKRGTARISKKETGDDNVTSFPSSLYTPQDPTKS; from the coding sequence ATGAGCGAGCCGATTTACCGGGCCATTTTCCACAACCGTGGGGAGACCTACGAGGTGTTCGCCGAGAGTGTTCACCAGGGCGATCTGTTCGGGTTCGTCTGCATCGAGGGGCTGATCTTCGGCGAGCGGACCCAGGTGGTGGTCGATCCGGCGGAAGAACGACTCAAGACCGAGTTCGAGGGAGTGCAGCGGTTCTTCGTGCCGATGCACGCCATCGTTCGTATTGACCAGGTCCCCAAACGGGGGACGGCTCGCATCTCAAAGAAGGAGACGGGCGACGACAACGTGACCTCCTTCCCTTCGTCCCTTTACACCCCCCAGGACCCCACCAAGAGCTGA
- a CDS encoding FKBP-type peptidyl-prolyl cis-trans isomerase yields the protein MTKTTQTIQALLLLLASSLAIADAPPGSPPADAARLESGLVSQTLSPGDGASPEQPTDIVVIRYRAWTEKGVMFEEAGWDRPLGLPLTSGLVGWQEGVAQMQEGETRRLWIPQELAFAGLTGKPTGTVIYDIELLHVISNPPPSPHRAPPEATTTPSGLSWLRLRDGTGEEGPGRESVVTLQLTSWTTSGKLVESTYFVGKPYRRVLGSAYLGLQEIVPDMSPGEQRRLWLPAGLAYFSYSGKPRGPMVFDVELVTFRTPAKRTTPGQGPR from the coding sequence ATGACCAAGACGACCCAGACGATCCAAGCGCTGCTGCTCTTGCTGGCCAGTTCCCTGGCCATCGCCGACGCCCCTCCCGGCTCGCCACCCGCCGACGCCGCCCGACTTGAAAGCGGGCTGGTCAGCCAGACCCTGAGCCCCGGAGACGGCGCGAGCCCCGAACAGCCCACCGACATCGTCGTCATCCGCTATCGCGCCTGGACCGAGAAGGGCGTGATGTTCGAGGAGGCCGGCTGGGACCGACCTCTCGGGTTGCCCCTGACCAGCGGCCTCGTCGGCTGGCAGGAAGGGGTCGCGCAGATGCAAGAGGGCGAGACGCGACGGCTCTGGATCCCCCAGGAGTTGGCCTTTGCCGGACTGACGGGGAAACCCACCGGGACCGTGATCTACGACATCGAGTTGCTTCATGTGATCTCCAATCCCCCACCCTCACCTCATCGCGCGCCGCCGGAGGCGACGACGACGCCAAGCGGTCTCAGCTGGCTTCGCCTGCGGGACGGCACCGGCGAGGAGGGACCCGGCCGGGAGTCGGTCGTCACCCTGCAACTCACCAGCTGGACGACCAGCGGCAAGCTGGTCGAGAGTACCTACTTCGTCGGCAAGCCCTATCGTCGCGTCCTCGGCAGCGCCTATCTCGGCTTGCAAGAGATCGTTCCGGACATGAGTCCGGGGGAACAACGCCGACTCTGGCTACCCGCAGGACTCGCCTACTTCAGTTACAGCGGAAAGCCGAGGGGCCCGATGGTGTTCGATGTCGAGCTGGTCACGTTCCGCACGCCGGCGAAACGGACCACTCCCGGCCAGGGCCCACGCTAG
- a CDS encoding prolyl oligopeptidase family serine peptidase — protein sequence MRIVICSLVLALGWGAVSADGYRLPPDEVVRVVDAAPSPTQKISPDGKTMLLIHRDALPSVAELARPMLRLAGTRIDPMVGGAYRSRFDRAIEVVSLPAGEGWDVSLPSNPRIGSVVWAPDSRHFAFTQVTESGTELWISRSSRGATPFRLSDRLNTVFFDFAWAPDSRSLWCVLIPTERGATPVAGKGLTGPVIQESRGESSPLRTYQDLLTGPDDVALFEHHARGVSARLRFSSDERTAEVDLYGEPAIHVDLDPSPDGRWLMLNTLKAPYSYLMPWWKFARDVKALRVEDRKLATIESLPLQESVPIGGVHTGRRNVRWLPAAPATLLWAQALDGGDPKAESDFRDAWYRLDAPFEGEPRALFRLPQRATRLDFFVTADRVVATEYDRDRRWTRVTVRHLDDPDASPVVIEDRSVRDRYGDPGRLMKMHGPGGKRVIRERAGWIYRSGAGASSSGDRPFLDRQHLQTLKSERLWQSAEDSYEAVIEIVGDGKRPRFITRHEDPKSPPNFRMRTVRGKRWNALTAIPHPAPELLGVRKQLVTYERADGVPLSATLYLPAGYKDGTRLPLLVWAYPREFNDARTAGQVTGSPSRFTRIEGSSHLHLLSQGYAIMDGATMPIIGNAETMNDTFIEQLVQAAEAAIETAVAMGVADRERVAVAGHSYGAFMTANLLAHSDLFAAGIARSGAYNRTLTPFGFQSERRTLWEAPETYFAVSPFMHADKIDAPLLLIHGEADNNAGTYPMQSRRLFQAIKGHGGSARLVMLPHESHGYRGRESILHVLAEMIDWLDEHAKKRD from the coding sequence ATGCGAATCGTAATCTGCAGTCTTGTTCTTGCGTTGGGTTGGGGTGCGGTTTCCGCCGACGGGTATCGATTGCCACCGGACGAGGTCGTCAGGGTCGTGGACGCGGCTCCGTCGCCGACGCAGAAGATCAGCCCCGACGGCAAGACGATGCTACTGATCCATCGCGACGCGTTGCCTTCCGTTGCCGAGTTGGCTCGCCCGATGTTGCGACTGGCGGGGACGAGGATCGATCCGATGGTCGGCGGAGCGTATCGGAGTCGGTTCGATCGTGCGATCGAGGTTGTCTCATTGCCGGCGGGTGAGGGGTGGGACGTGTCGCTGCCATCCAACCCGCGCATCGGCTCGGTCGTCTGGGCTCCCGACTCCCGGCACTTCGCATTCACGCAGGTGACGGAATCGGGAACTGAGTTGTGGATCTCGAGATCCAGCCGCGGAGCGACGCCGTTCCGTCTGAGCGATCGTCTGAACACGGTCTTCTTCGATTTCGCCTGGGCCCCCGATAGCCGTTCGCTGTGGTGTGTCTTGATTCCGACCGAACGTGGGGCCACACCCGTGGCGGGCAAGGGCCTTACGGGTCCGGTGATACAGGAGAGTCGTGGGGAATCGTCACCCCTCCGGACCTATCAGGATCTGCTGACGGGTCCCGACGATGTCGCACTCTTCGAGCATCACGCCCGTGGTGTGAGTGCGCGGTTGCGATTCTCCTCGGACGAACGGACCGCCGAGGTCGATCTCTACGGCGAGCCGGCGATTCATGTCGATCTCGACCCCTCGCCCGACGGTCGCTGGTTGATGCTCAACACGTTGAAGGCCCCTTACTCGTATCTGATGCCCTGGTGGAAGTTCGCGAGAGACGTGAAGGCGCTTCGGGTCGAGGATCGGAAGCTCGCGACGATCGAATCGCTCCCGCTCCAGGAGAGCGTGCCGATTGGCGGCGTCCATACCGGGCGACGAAATGTCCGCTGGCTCCCCGCCGCACCGGCAACCCTCCTCTGGGCACAGGCACTCGACGGCGGGGATCCGAAGGCCGAGAGCGATTTCCGCGATGCCTGGTATCGACTGGACGCGCCCTTCGAGGGGGAACCCCGTGCGCTGTTCCGATTGCCTCAGCGGGCGACGCGGCTGGATTTTTTCGTCACGGCCGATCGGGTGGTCGCGACCGAATACGACCGAGATCGTCGCTGGACTCGTGTCACCGTCCGTCACCTCGACGATCCCGACGCCTCGCCGGTGGTCATCGAGGATCGTAGCGTTCGCGATCGCTACGGAGATCCCGGGCGGTTGATGAAGATGCATGGGCCGGGTGGCAAGCGGGTCATTCGGGAGCGTGCCGGATGGATCTATCGCTCCGGTGCCGGGGCATCATCTTCGGGTGACCGACCGTTTCTCGACCGGCAACATCTTCAGACGCTCAAGAGTGAACGGTTGTGGCAGAGCGCCGAGGATAGCTACGAGGCGGTGATCGAGATCGTCGGCGACGGGAAGCGGCCACGCTTCATCACTCGGCACGAAGATCCGAAGTCGCCCCCGAACTTCCGAATGCGCACCGTTCGGGGAAAACGCTGGAACGCGTTGACCGCGATTCCACATCCCGCACCGGAGCTTCTCGGCGTCCGAAAACAGCTGGTGACGTACGAACGTGCGGACGGGGTGCCCCTGTCGGCGACGCTCTATCTGCCCGCCGGTTACAAGGATGGCACTCGACTGCCGCTTCTGGTGTGGGCCTATCCGCGAGAGTTTAACGATGCCCGCACCGCGGGGCAGGTGACCGGTAGTCCATCCCGCTTTACGCGTATCGAAGGCTCCTCGCATCTCCATCTCCTCAGCCAGGGGTACGCGATCATGGACGGCGCGACGATGCCGATCATTGGCAATGCCGAGACCATGAACGACACGTTCATCGAGCAGTTGGTCCAGGCCGCCGAGGCTGCCATCGAGACCGCCGTCGCCATGGGTGTGGCCGATCGTGAGCGGGTGGCGGTTGCCGGCCACAGCTACGGTGCATTCATGACGGCAAACCTGCTGGCCCACTCCGATCTTTTCGCCGCGGGGATCGCGCGGAGCGGGGCCTACAACCGGACGCTGACGCCGTTCGGGTTTCAGTCCGAGCGTCGGACACTCTGGGAGGCACCCGAGACGTACTTCGCCGTCTCGCCATTCATGCACGCCGACAAGATCGACGCACCGCTATTGCTGATTCACGGCGAGGCCGACAACAACGCCGGGACCTATCCCATGCAGTCCCGACGTCTATTCCAGGCGATCAAGGGACACGGCGGATCGGCGAGGCTGGTGATGCTCCCCCACGAGAGTCACGGCTATCGTGGGCGGGAGTCCATCCTGCATGTTCTTGCGGAGATGATCGACTGGTTGGACGAGCACGCGAAGAAGCGAGACTAG